Proteins encoded by one window of Anopheles maculipalpis chromosome 2RL, idAnoMacuDA_375_x, whole genome shotgun sequence:
- the LOC126558988 gene encoding uncharacterized protein LOC126558988: protein MSLKTRSIVFVTFFTSCLIVGLLVASLTTNNWIQGSAKRRNFTESSGQINFGLFQGHRRLNVGFGLRDYKIDVPAMIRNEPDVMSYWLWLGSALGTGFGILGGVITAIASVLKSASASKKTGTMVVLLVSNLFTGFSQTIALVCWLVQFYNYLTHNVLLAEDRNNNWYSTGLTMLGSSFYFIPAGIVLVVLNLILLIAATRLEHRERKKFLNPPTDDKTQGAIMLY from the exons ATGAGCCTAAAAACACGCAGCATCGTGTTTGTAACGTTCTTTACCAGCTGCCTGATCGTTGGACTGCTTGTGGCCAGTCTCACCACCAACAACTGGATACAGGGCAGTGCTAAGCGGAGAAATTTTACCGAATCTAGCGGTCAAATCAATTTCGGACTGTTCCAGGGCCATCGACGTTTGAATGTTGGGTTTGGATTGAGGGATTACAAAATTGATG TCCCGGCAATGATTCGCAATGAGCCGGATGTGATGAGTTACTGGTTATGGCTTGGTTCAGCCCTTGGCACCGGTTTCGGTATTCTAGGAGGCGTGATCACAGCGATCGCATCGGTACTAAAGTCAGCATCCGCTTCGAAGAAAACCGGCACCATGGTAGTGTTGTTGGTGAGCAACCTTTTTACCGGATTCTCCCAAACAATCGCACTTGTTTGTTGGCTCGTACAGTTCTACAACTATCTAACGCACAACGTACTGCTGGCCGAAGATCGTAACAACAACTGGTACAGTACAGGACTGACGATGCTCGGATCAAGCTTTTACTTCATCCCTGCCGGAATTGTGCTAGTTGTGCTGAATTTGATCTTACTTATTGCCGCCACACGGCTCGAACACCgcgaaaggaaaaagtttttgaatCCGCCTACGGACGATAAAACACAGGGGGCTATTATGCTGTACTGA
- the LOC126559111 gene encoding ADP-ribosylation factor-related protein 1, giving the protein MYTLLSGFYKYLTQKDEYCILILGLDNAGKTTYLEAAKTKFSKNYRGMNPSKITTTVGLNIGQIDIAGIRMSFWDLGGQQELQSLWDKYYSESHAVIYVVDSNDRTRMSESKEVFDRMISNEYLSGIPLLVLANKQDLPDCMGVREIKPVFQEAGHLIGRRDCLVMPVSALTGEGVDEGIKWLVESIKRNSIVRPPKTEDT; this is encoded by the exons ATGTACACACTACTCAGTGGATTTTACAAGTACCTCACACAAAAGGACGAATACTGCATATTAATCCTTGGCCTAGACAATGCTGGCAAGACG ACCTATCTGGAAGCGGCAAAGACAAAGTTTAGCAAAAACTACCGAGGGATGAATCCGAGCAAAATTACAACTACAGTTGGGCTAAACATTGGCCAAATCGATATCGCTGGCATACGGATGAGCTTCTGGGATTTGGGCGGCCAGCAGGAGCTGCAGTCGCTATGGGACAAATATTACTCGGAGTCACACGCCGTCATCTACGTGGTCGACTCGAATGATCGCACACGGATGAGTGAATCGAAGGAGGTATTCGATCGTATGATCAGCAATGAGTATCTGTCCGGGATTCCTTTACTGGTGCTGGCAAACAAGCAAGATTTGCCCGATTGCATGGGTGTGCGGGAAATCAAACCCGTCTTCCAGGAGGCTGGCCATCTTATTGGACGCCGCGACTGTTTAGTGATGCCCGTATCGGCGCTTACGGG gGAAGGTGTCGATGAAGGTATCAAGTGGTTGGTCGAGTCCATCAAGCGAAACTCAATCGTTCGCCCTCCAAAGACGGAAGACACCTGA